Below is a genomic region from Populus trichocarpa isolate Nisqually-1 chromosome 15, P.trichocarpa_v4.1, whole genome shotgun sequence.
TTAACACACTACAACAGCTATAATAGACTTAAGACgtgatttgagaaaaaaaaatcgacataATTAAGGAGCGTCTTAAGTTAATGGGCTTTGTCCAAACATGAAGACGCGAGCCCAACACGTGCTACGATTCTGGTCTCTATGACTGGGATTGGAGTTGATCGGCTAGAGAGAGTTGTTCGGGTTGGAGCCCAGAGCAAAACATAGATGGTCCCAACCACTATTTGTCTAGAGGATCCCAAGTACTGCTAGCCTGCTACAGAAGAGCTTATTACCGTGTATTCGTCATCTTACCACCACCATGCAGGcggcaggtttttttttcttgccaagaGCGATGCTGTAATGGGGAATTCACTAGCAAGTATATAAAGAAGTCTCTTCGGCAAGTTAGGGCAACGCGCGCCATAATGGCGTGGAGGTTTATGCAAACTGGCCCTGGGCCTGGAGGGAGTGGAAAGAAGCAACTGAGGCTCGAGGGTCCACCATGCCTCAGGAACTTCTCCTTGTTTTTGTACGCTAAAATCACAATTTAAGACCACTTTACCCGCTTTTTGAAAACTCACTTCTCTATTTCGCTGTCTTGTtctgatcatcatcatcatcatcatcatcgtcagtTTAGAGTTCTTctccattaatttaattaatttcaagcacCTGAGACTGAAAGTTATATCCCATAAACCcagtccttttttttattacgtACTGTAACTAcactctcctctcctctcacTAGCTCATCCACTACAAAACCACACTTCTTTCTCTATTTCAATACAGTTgtacccaatattttttttttttctctgtttcaaGTATCTACTACCACTGCTGCTGCTAACCAGTAGAAAACCCAGTTTGCTAAACCTGATTCTTTCTCTCTCAATGATGGAGCAACTGCACGGTCTTCAATCCACTGGCACTGATTACTCTTTGCAGGTGCCCTCAGAGAACGCGGGTGCTCCATTAGTGGCTAATTACTACCATCATATGGGGTTCCCATCCGTAGCTGGGGAGGCATCATTTCCTTTCTTTGGATCGGAGCAGTTGTTTTGTGGTTCTTCAGTATCTGATGCTGCTTCAATGGTGGTGGAgttgcatcatcatcatcagcagcagcagcagcagagagGTGGTGGCGGCGGTTGTGTTGgtgataatagtaatagtaataattcaCAGGAGGAGGCTTCTTGTGCAATTAGGGCTAAAATTGCTTCTCACCCTCTTTATCCTAAGTTACTCGAAGCTTATATTGATTGCCAGAAGGTATATATACACTAATCTTTTTGGTAACCAAATGATTTGGATTTTGAACTACATGTAATGTTCTTTAAAATCAAGCAAACTAGAACAGTTAGGCCAAGTGACAGACGGAACTCGAAGTATTCGAGACTCTTTTCTAAACGAGCCAAACTCAGTGTGAAGTTcttgaaaaaaactaagaagttTTGGGACTCTTGATTTCCATCATTTGAGTGGTCTTGATTTGAAGGATGTATAAGAGCCtcaatttgatccatgaaatgTATTGTGCGACGATTTCTGAATGTATTTTATTGCTATATCGTTGCAATTACATGTGTGTTCTCCTGTAAATTTCTTCTTTGATGCCCAGTATATTAAATTGATCAATTTCTTTGACATTTTTGTTATTATGTAAAGCACCACTCTTATGCAATACAAACTTCTGTTATCAGCTAGCCTAAAAAAATAGGGAAGCTGTGTAGACCATATATGCTGTTAGTCTTTTGAAAATCTTGGAAATTGGAAAGTTCCAATATTTATTGGTTAGTGCTCCATAAAGGGTATCGATAAGTCTACTGGTActgttgttttatttgttatcttactaatttcttttgatttctgtgTTTTCAGGTGGGAGCACCGCCGGAGATGGCTTATCTGTTAGATGAAATCCGGGAAGAGAACGATGTTTCCAAGAGGTCCGATAATACTGTCGCCTCTTGCTTGGGTGCAGATCCCGAGCTTGACGAGTTCAtggtctctttttttctcttagtaCTTACTCTCTTCTTGAAGGATCCAAAACCCTAATAACCTATTTTCCCCATCTCTCTCATCTACTTCTAACTTTCTCAGTTTCCATATTTGATGACCTTATTTAGTTACTTATTTAGACATGGAAATAGAGTCCCTACTTTCCTTTTCGGGACTCCTTtgtttgatttcttgatttcaagtgaaatatttcctttttctttctaggttttcttcttcaaaatggattttatccttatctccctccctctctccctccctccctctctctctctctctctcgtttctTGACTGACATTACATGATGCTTTTTCTCTTTGTAGGAAACTTACTGCGACATTCTGATGAAGTATAAGGCGGATCTCTCTAGGCCTTTTGATGAAGCTACCGCTTTCTTGAATGATATTGAGGCTCAGTTTAATACGCTCTGCAATGG
It encodes:
- the LOC18105842 gene encoding homeobox protein knotted-1-like 6, with the protein product MMEQLHGLQSTGTDYSLQVPSENAGAPLVANYYHHMGFPSVAGEASFPFFGSEQLFCGSSVSDAASMVVELHHHHQQQQQQRGGGGGCVGDNSNSNNSQEEASCAIRAKIASHPLYPKLLEAYIDCQKVGAPPEMAYLLDEIREENDVSKRSDNTVASCLGADPELDEFMETYCDILMKYKADLSRPFDEATAFLNDIEAQFNTLCNGASRSQVHDEAVGSSDEDASGGDAEVQDCTRANEDRELKDKLLCKYSGYISTLKHEFSKKKKKGKLPKEAREVLLNWWTVHYKWPYPTEADKVALAESTGLEQKQINNWFINQRKRHWKPSENMQFAVVDSLYGPFFMND